One genomic region from Apodemus sylvaticus chromosome 1, mApoSyl1.1, whole genome shotgun sequence encodes:
- the Znf329 gene encoding zinc finger protein 329, whose product MRLKIIAQNVPEEESVSFEVEMEGFTREGPCFPILGDNWDCENQERNLRQSPLVDEKTEAQEANCDHLNLGEHLSTNPALLPSQRINRFHVHNSDIKTFDCDQTIHSCPQNYTVKGTGDSDACEKITQPSMEVTQLVRNQTRDKPYKYAESIKSLNYFTTALCDKNIKKRSKKLYKGKDFGDISALSSSLNEKRSHSTEKPNKCAECGKCFKRNSSLVLHHRTHTGEKPYTCNDCGKSFSKNYNLIVHRRIHTGEKPYKCSKCGKAFSDGSALTQHQRIHTGEKPYTCLDCGKSFNRNSSLILHQRTHTGEKPYRCNECGKPFTDISHLTVHLRIHTGEKPYECSRCGKAFRDGSYLTQHERTHTGEKPFECVECGKSFSRNSHLIVHQKIHSGEKPFECKECGKTFIESAYLIRHQRIHTGEKPYGCNQCRKLFRNIAGLIRHQRIHTGERPYECNQCGKAFRDSSCLTKHQRIHTKETPYQCLKCGKSFRQNTHLVVHQRLHNREGPSQCPHCGKIFRRSWCLARHQRTHLEEQPTVT is encoded by the coding sequence ATGAGACTGAAAATAATAGCTCAGAATGTTCCTGAAGAAGAAAGTGTTTCCTTTGAGGTAGAAATGGAAGGATTTACAAGAGAGGGTCCCTGCTTCCCCATTTTAGGTGACAATTGGGACTGTGAGAACCAGGAAAGAAATTTGAGGCAATCTCCTTTAGTCGATGAGAAGACAGAGGCTCAGGAAGCAAATTGTGACCATCTTAATTTGGGGGAGCATTTGagtacaaacccagcccttctaCCATCTCAGAGAATAAACCGCTTCCATGTTCATAACTCAGATATTAAAACTTTTGATTGTGACCAAACCATACATAGTTGTCCCCAGAATTATACAGTTAAGGGAACAGGTGACAGCGACGCTTGTGAAAAAATCACCCAACCTTCCATGGAAGTCACTCAACTTGTAAGGAACCAAACAAGAGATAAACCCTATAAATACGCAGAAAGTATTAAATCTTTAAACTACTTTACCACTGCCCTTTGTgataaaaacattaagaaaagaagcaagaaaCTTTACAAAGGTAAGGACTTTGGGGACATCTCAGCCCTGAGCTCCTCTCTTAATGAGAAGAGAAGTCATTCTACTGAGAAACCCAATAAATGTGCTGAATGTGGCAAGTGCTTCAAACGGAACTCTTCTCTGGTTTTACACCATCGAACTCACACTGGTGAGAAGCCTTATACCTGTAATGATTGTGGAAAATCATTCTCCAAGAACTACAACTTGATTGTACACCGAAggattcatacaggagagaaaccctacaaatgcagcaagtgtgggaaggccttcagtGACGGATCGGCACTGACGCAGCACCAGAGGATTCACACGGGTGAGAAGCCTTACACATGTCTAGACTGCGGAAAATCTTTCAACAGAAATTCATCCCTGATTTTGCATCAAAGAACTCATACAGGGGAAAAACCATATAGATGTAATGAATGTGGGAAGCCCTTCACTGACATCTCTCACCTCACGGTGCATCTCAGAATCCACACCGGGGAGAAGCCCTACGAGTGTAGCAGATGCGGGAAGGCCTTCCGAGACGGCTcatacctcactcagcatgagaggacacacactggagagaagccttttGAATGTGTAGAGTGTGGGAAGTCCTTCAGTCGCAACTCTCACCTCATTGTGCATCAGAAAATTCATTCTGgggagaaaccttttgaatgtaaagAGTGTGGGAAAACCTTCATCGAGAGTGCATATCTCATCAGGCATCAGAGGATTCACACTGGTGAGAAGCCTTATGGCTGTAACCAGTGTCGCAAACTCTTCAGGAACATTGCTGGACTTATCCGGCACCAGAGAATTCATACTGGTGAAAGGCCTTATGAGTGTAATCAGTGTGGGAAAGCTTTTAGGGACAGCTCCTGTCTGACTAAGCACCAGAGGATTCATACTAAGGAGACTCCGTACCAGTGTCTGAAGTGTGGGAAGTCCTTCAGGCAGAACACTCACCTGGTAGTGCATCAGAGACTTCATAACAGAGAGGGTCCCAGCCAGTGTCCTCACTGTGGGAAAATATTTAGAAGGAGCTGGTGTCTTGCCCGACATCAGAGAACACACCTTGAAGAGCAGCCCACGGTAACGTAA